The proteins below are encoded in one region of Sporosarcina sp. FSL K6-1508:
- a CDS encoding enoyl-CoA hydratase/isomerase family protein, whose product MSYTITIEDGLATFTIDRPEMRNAVNHAVMDGLEQFLNRIENNEEIAYAIITGAGDRAFCSGGDLSEFHSLRTADEAFPMLSKMAGLLYRLATLPMPVIALVNGAAVGGGCEIATACDYRIVSATAKAGFIQGTLAITAGWGGATLLFEKDGKHDRVFRLLSEAEVHTAEQMLEAGWATEVFEGTPEEGLKQFLAKMSMNHPSVHRAYKTIAIRKWTADFMRDRMIEESRQCSILWESEAHHEVVNRFLSKK is encoded by the coding sequence ATGTCTTACACAATTACTATCGAAGATGGACTTGCTACGTTTACAATTGATCGCCCGGAAATGCGAAATGCAGTTAATCATGCTGTCATGGATGGCCTCGAACAATTTCTGAATCGTATCGAAAACAACGAGGAGATTGCATATGCCATCATAACAGGTGCGGGGGATCGGGCGTTCTGTTCGGGCGGGGATTTATCCGAATTTCACAGCTTGCGCACAGCGGATGAGGCGTTTCCGATGCTGAGTAAAATGGCAGGGCTCTTGTACAGGCTGGCTACATTGCCGATGCCTGTGATTGCGCTTGTCAATGGTGCTGCTGTTGGCGGCGGATGTGAAATTGCCACGGCTTGTGATTACCGTATTGTTTCTGCCACTGCGAAAGCGGGTTTCATTCAAGGGACACTGGCAATTACGGCTGGTTGGGGCGGTGCGACATTGCTGTTTGAAAAAGATGGCAAGCATGACCGTGTATTCCGTTTGCTATCTGAAGCGGAAGTGCATACGGCCGAGCAAATGCTTGAAGCGGGATGGGCGACTGAAGTTTTTGAAGGTACACCTGAAGAAGGCCTAAAACAGTTTCTTGCCAAAATGTCCATGAATCATCCGTCTGTCCACCGTGCTTATAAGACGATTGCCATTCGGAAATGGACGGCTGATTTCATGCGTGACCGGATGATTGAAGAATCACGCCAATGCTCTATCCTTTGGGAAAGTGAAGCGCATCATGAAGTAGTAAATCGTTTTTTATCGAAAAAGTAA
- the rpmF gene encoding 50S ribosomal protein L32 produces the protein MAVPKRRTSKTVKNKRRTHYKLQVPGMTTCTNCGEIKLAHRICKSCGHYKGKEVVGE, from the coding sequence ATGGCTGTACCAAAAAGAAGAACATCCAAAACAGTTAAAAACAAGCGCCGTACGCATTATAAATTGCAAGTACCGGGAATGACTACTTGTACTAACTGTGGCGAAATCAAATTGGCTCACCGCATTTGTAAATCATGCGGTCATTACAAAGGAAAAGAAGTTGTAGGCGAATAA
- a CDS encoding YceD family protein: MKWSIHQLQRYRQGAMPLDEAVDLESVKKRNPEIRNITPVRVTGSCTIGSKKLICRFRLEGTLTLPCSRTWEDVELPFSIEADEQFSWDEEVLAADDEIHPVVGEVVDPTPVFEELVLLEVPLQIFSENAENMQEAEGKGWSYATDEVYNARLREELEKKVDPRLADLAKFFESKDE, translated from the coding sequence ATGAAATGGTCAATCCATCAATTGCAGAGATACAGACAAGGTGCGATGCCGCTTGACGAAGCTGTCGACCTTGAATCCGTGAAAAAACGGAATCCGGAAATCCGGAATATTACGCCTGTCCGAGTGACCGGGAGTTGTACAATCGGTTCCAAGAAATTGATATGCCGATTCCGGCTCGAAGGTACATTGACATTGCCTTGTTCACGAACATGGGAAGACGTCGAATTACCCTTCTCGATCGAAGCTGACGAACAGTTCAGCTGGGACGAAGAAGTTCTTGCAGCAGATGATGAAATTCATCCGGTTGTAGGTGAGGTAGTCGATCCGACCCCTGTATTTGAGGAGCTCGTCCTCCTTGAAGTGCCGCTTCAAATTTTCAGTGAAAATGCTGAAAATATGCAGGAGGCTGAAGGGAAAGGCTGGTCATATGCGACCGACGAGGTGTATAATGCCAGACTCCGTGAGGAACTGGAAAAGAAAGTGGATCCTAGACTTGCCGATTTGGCAAAGTTCTTTGAATCCAAGGACGAATAG
- a CDS encoding nucleotidyltransferase: MTDLKASGIIVEYNPFHNGHLHHAEQAKKLTGSDIVIAVMSGNFLQRGEPAFVDKWARASMALENGVDIVLELPYAFATSNAPSFARGAIGLLDAAQCSAFCFGSEDGEVEPFERSLRLIEQAGDNYEQIVKEAVGRGLSYPKALNEAYTKVANSSTNEEPLADLSKPNNILGFHYMEAAAISGSTMKGVTIPRIVAQYHDDAVEGNRIASATGIRKSFFGSDTLGAVTDFIPDATQAILLDWQAENQSFGSWPSFYPMLRFTILREGPERLAMIADVTEGIENLLYRAAANNGTFEDFMNEVKSKRYTWTRIQRMLTHVFTGFTYAKRNSMKTPSYLRLLGMTGAGRLYLNEHKKRLKLPLVSKAAAFSNPSLDFDIHASDMYGLGIGSGTSSSRIGVDYHTHPIIVH, encoded by the coding sequence GTGACGGATTTGAAAGCTTCAGGAATTATCGTCGAATATAACCCGTTCCATAACGGACATCTTCACCATGCAGAACAAGCGAAAAAGTTGACTGGATCAGATATTGTCATTGCCGTTATGAGCGGTAATTTCCTTCAGCGAGGAGAACCCGCATTTGTTGATAAATGGGCTCGCGCTAGCATGGCATTAGAAAACGGTGTAGACATCGTTTTAGAGCTTCCTTACGCATTCGCGACATCTAATGCGCCCTCCTTCGCTCGAGGCGCCATCGGCCTGTTAGATGCTGCTCAGTGTAGCGCATTTTGCTTTGGCAGCGAAGATGGTGAAGTGGAACCATTCGAGCGAAGTCTCCGCCTGATCGAACAAGCCGGTGATAATTATGAACAGATTGTGAAAGAAGCGGTCGGCCGCGGTCTCAGTTATCCAAAAGCCTTAAATGAGGCCTATACCAAGGTAGCCAATTCCTCAACAAACGAAGAACCGCTTGCCGATCTTTCAAAGCCAAACAATATTTTAGGTTTTCATTACATGGAAGCCGCCGCTATTAGCGGGTCCACAATGAAAGGTGTTACAATTCCGCGCATTGTCGCTCAATACCATGATGATGCCGTAGAAGGAAACCGGATTGCGAGTGCAACGGGAATTCGAAAATCCTTTTTCGGATCAGATACACTCGGAGCGGTTACAGACTTCATCCCAGATGCAACACAGGCCATCCTGCTCGATTGGCAAGCGGAAAATCAATCATTCGGGAGCTGGCCGTCTTTCTATCCAATGCTTCGTTTTACGATTTTACGGGAAGGACCCGAACGTCTCGCAATGATTGCGGATGTAACAGAAGGGATTGAGAATCTGTTGTACCGTGCAGCAGCTAATAACGGGACATTTGAGGATTTCATGAATGAAGTAAAATCCAAACGGTATACCTGGACCCGGATCCAGCGTATGCTCACACATGTATTCACAGGCTTCACGTACGCTAAACGGAACAGTATGAAAACGCCCTCCTATTTACGGTTGCTCGGCATGACTGGAGCTGGAAGGTTATATTTGAATGAACATAAAAAAAGGCTGAAGCTTCCTCTTGTGAGCAAAGCAGCTGCCTTTTCAAATCCTTCACTTGATTTCGATATACATGCATCGGATATGTATGGACTTGGAATCGGAAGCGGGACATCTAGTTCCCGAATCGGTGTCGATTATCATACACACCCTATCATCGTTCATTGA
- a CDS encoding SepM family pheromone-processing serine protease, translating to MRKKRFGIIGVLLVIIAILLVYPLDSYISQPGGAYDLDPLVEVVGGDVDDDGTFSLMTISVSKATPVSYVLSKFTDKKKLLPAENVRRNGENDKEYNIRQKKLMTGSQFNAITVAFEKAGIPVDIQYDGVFVTRVLDAGASADILEAGDKIRAIDGIELNESGQFVTLIGDKKMGDVVEISLVREDKRLDVTVTLKEIPKSNGRAGLGVEFEEDRTLTTDPEVEFKTSNIGGPSAGLMFTLEIMNQLLDEDLTKGYNIAGTGEMLEDGTVGRIGGADFKVIAASRQDVEIFFAPADDLPEDVRTANPGILTNYEEAVKMAEKIGTKMKIVPVTTVDDALDYLATLEEK from the coding sequence ATGAGAAAGAAAAGATTCGGCATAATAGGTGTTTTGCTTGTCATTATTGCTATTTTGCTCGTTTACCCGCTAGATTCTTATATATCGCAGCCAGGAGGAGCATATGACTTGGATCCACTCGTCGAAGTGGTAGGAGGAGATGTTGATGACGATGGGACGTTCAGTCTTATGACAATTTCCGTTTCAAAAGCGACACCGGTTTCTTATGTCTTATCGAAATTTACGGATAAGAAAAAGCTTCTTCCAGCTGAAAATGTAAGAAGAAATGGAGAAAATGATAAGGAATATAATATACGTCAGAAGAAATTAATGACTGGTTCACAGTTCAATGCAATTACCGTTGCTTTCGAAAAAGCGGGGATTCCTGTTGACATCCAGTATGATGGTGTCTTTGTCACGCGGGTCCTCGACGCAGGAGCGTCAGCCGATATTTTAGAAGCAGGCGATAAAATCCGCGCGATCGACGGAATTGAATTAAACGAATCCGGACAGTTCGTTACGCTTATCGGGGACAAGAAAATGGGTGATGTCGTCGAGATTTCATTGGTCAGAGAGGATAAGCGGTTGGATGTGACAGTTACTTTAAAAGAAATACCTAAAAGTAATGGTCGAGCTGGACTCGGTGTAGAGTTCGAGGAAGACCGAACGCTTACGACAGACCCTGAAGTTGAATTCAAAACATCGAATATAGGCGGACCGTCTGCGGGACTGATGTTTACACTTGAAATCATGAATCAATTGCTTGATGAAGACCTCACAAAAGGATATAACATCGCTGGAACGGGAGAAATGTTGGAGGATGGAACTGTCGGTAGGATTGGCGGAGCAGACTTTAAAGTGATAGCGGCATCCCGCCAAGACGTAGAAATATTCTTTGCACCAGCAGATGATTTACCTGAAGACGTCAGGACGGCGAATCCAGGGATACTGACAAATTACGAAGAAGCCGTAAAAATGGCAGAGAAAATCGGCACGAAAATGAAAATCGTGCCGGTGACAACGGTAGACGATGCACTTGATTATTTAGCGACTTTGGAAGAGAAATAA
- the coaD gene encoding pantetheine-phosphate adenylyltransferase has product MSKIAVVPGSFDPLTNGHLDIIKRAARVFGDVRVAVMNNSSKNSLFSVEERVALIEEVTSVLPNVKVESSSGLLVDYAKNVGASVIVRGLRAVSDFEYEMQITSMNRFLDESIETFFIMTNNQYSFLSSSIVKEVAKYGGEISGLVPLQVEEALKKKYETR; this is encoded by the coding sequence ATGTCGAAAATTGCAGTTGTGCCTGGAAGTTTTGATCCGTTGACGAATGGGCATTTGGATATTATTAAAAGGGCGGCAAGGGTATTCGGTGATGTCAGAGTCGCTGTGATGAATAATTCATCAAAAAACTCACTGTTTTCTGTTGAAGAGAGGGTGGCGCTAATTGAAGAGGTGACGTCCGTGTTGCCGAACGTAAAAGTGGAGTCGTCTTCCGGGTTGCTTGTTGATTATGCTAAAAATGTCGGGGCATCTGTAATTGTTCGCGGATTGCGTGCGGTTTCCGATTTTGAGTATGAAATGCAGATTACGTCCATGAACAGGTTTCTTGATGAAAGCATCGAGACATTTTTCATCATGACGAACAATCAGTATTCGTTCCTCAGTTCGAGTATTGTCAAAGAAGTAGCAAAGTACGGCGGCGAAATCTCAGGACTTGTACCGTTGCAAGTTGAAGAGGCATTGAAAAAGAAATACGAAACACGATGA
- the rsmD gene encoding 16S rRNA (guanine(966)-N(2))-methyltransferase RsmD — protein sequence MRIVAGTRRGIPLKSLQGTDTRPTSDKVKESIFNIIGPYFNGGVAVELFGGSGSLSLEALSRGADEAFIFERNVKACAVIKANAEKCRFTEQLHIQRADARTAAKTLQAKEKKANLLFIDPPYAETKFYDLAQHFADLDLLADNAVIICEHEKQFELPETYGAYHKIKSSVYGNSAVSIYEK from the coding sequence ATGAGGATTGTTGCGGGGACAAGAAGAGGTATCCCATTGAAATCCTTACAAGGCACGGATACGCGCCCGACATCCGATAAGGTAAAAGAATCGATATTTAATATAATTGGCCCCTATTTCAATGGCGGAGTGGCGGTAGAACTATTTGGCGGCAGCGGATCACTATCCCTCGAAGCTTTATCGAGGGGAGCGGATGAAGCTTTCATATTCGAAAGAAATGTCAAAGCGTGCGCCGTTATTAAGGCGAATGCTGAAAAGTGCCGCTTTACGGAACAATTACATATCCAGCGTGCGGATGCAAGAACTGCCGCCAAAACCCTGCAAGCGAAAGAGAAGAAAGCGAATCTGCTTTTTATCGATCCTCCCTATGCAGAAACGAAATTTTATGATCTTGCGCAGCACTTTGCTGACTTGGATCTTCTTGCTGACAATGCAGTAATTATTTGCGAGCATGAAAAACAATTTGAATTACCGGAAACATATGGCGCATATCACAAGATAAAAAGTTCAGTGTATGGAAATAGCGCTGTATCTATTTATGAGAAATGA
- a CDS encoding DUF7147 family protein, protein MILNQRFIELGEGYGDVYELCELIKTNSARLDKTFVLSSKTPAGQALSLAASFAPANDSQFMPIYICREGIIQQDTVKSKRRLLFEEAAEKAGKTPAFIELKNSSEFAEHELFYQYTIGILRLNKLLPPLR, encoded by the coding sequence ATGATATTAAATCAACGCTTCATAGAGCTTGGCGAAGGATATGGCGACGTTTACGAACTGTGTGAATTGATCAAAACAAATAGCGCGCGTCTGGATAAGACATTCGTCTTATCCTCAAAAACACCGGCGGGGCAAGCTTTGTCCCTTGCTGCTTCCTTCGCGCCAGCAAATGATAGCCAGTTTATGCCGATTTATATTTGCAGGGAAGGCATCATTCAGCAGGATACCGTCAAATCAAAAAGAAGATTGCTTTTTGAAGAGGCGGCTGAAAAAGCAGGGAAAACACCAGCTTTTATCGAGTTGAAAAATTCTTCAGAATTTGCGGAACATGAATTGTTTTATCAATATACAATTGGTATTCTGCGTCTCAACAAGCTTCTTCCTCCATTAAGATAA
- a CDS encoding YlbG family protein encodes MIDRQGIIVYLHHLKQAKSFRKYGHVHYISRTMKYVVLYCNMEDVDTVMGKIERLPSVKKVLPSYRPFVKTEYENAKPDKAKEYDYKTGL; translated from the coding sequence ATGATCGATCGTCAAGGTATTATTGTCTATCTTCATCATTTGAAACAAGCAAAATCATTTCGGAAGTACGGTCACGTTCATTATATATCACGCACAATGAAGTATGTCGTCCTTTATTGCAATATGGAGGATGTCGATACGGTCATGGGGAAAATAGAACGTCTTCCATCTGTTAAAAAGGTCTTGCCATCTTACCGTCCATTTGTGAAAACTGAATACGAAAACGCTAAGCCCGATAAAGCGAAAGAATATGACTATAAAACCGGATTATAA
- a CDS encoding glycerophosphodiester phosphodiesterase family protein, producing the protein MGRKTNVALTVGAASVAAWAASKVVVKPVPREGKKALAFEKPVILAHRGGLLEAPENTLAAFSKSAELGVHGYAVDIRLTKDEEIIVFHDEFADRTTDFSGRIADYTLSELKMADAGYRFEDTEGNYPYRGMNEEILSLRELIQKFPHMLIAINLKDSPDTYEGSLMPSKLWRLLEELGAEDCVAVTSPYDEQTDRFNLYAQNKVATGAGDNEVKKAYASLTSMLGHLYSPGADLFRVPEKLGVFSLGTENFINFLAQMNVPVYFEDVNDKDTFIKLLHAGAAGFITDRPTVAMEIVQENTGQ; encoded by the coding sequence ATGGGTAGAAAAACAAATGTGGCCCTTACGGTAGGTGCGGCCAGTGTTGCCGCATGGGCAGCTTCTAAAGTTGTCGTAAAACCGGTGCCTCGTGAAGGTAAAAAAGCACTCGCCTTTGAAAAGCCAGTCATTCTTGCTCATCGGGGTGGTCTTTTGGAGGCTCCTGAGAACACATTAGCCGCATTTTCAAAATCGGCTGAGCTTGGCGTACATGGGTATGCGGTCGACATCCGATTAACAAAAGATGAAGAGATTATAGTCTTCCACGACGAATTTGCAGATCGAACAACAGATTTCTCCGGCAGAATTGCTGACTACACACTAAGCGAATTAAAAATGGCTGATGCAGGCTATCGCTTTGAAGATACAGAAGGAAATTATCCTTATCGTGGAATGAATGAAGAAATCCTTTCGCTTCGTGAACTGATACAAAAGTTCCCTCACATGCTTATCGCCATCAATCTGAAAGATTCTCCGGATACATATGAAGGCAGCTTGATGCCTTCCAAGCTTTGGAGACTGCTTGAAGAGCTAGGGGCCGAGGATTGTGTCGCTGTCACAAGTCCCTATGATGAACAGACCGACAGATTCAACTTATATGCACAAAACAAAGTAGCAACCGGTGCGGGAGATAACGAAGTGAAAAAAGCATACGCTTCTTTGACAAGTATGTTAGGCCATCTATATAGCCCGGGTGCAGATTTGTTCAGAGTTCCAGAGAAACTCGGTGTCTTTTCCCTCGGCACAGAAAACTTCATCAATTTTCTAGCCCAAATGAACGTCCCTGTTTATTTTGAAGATGTGAATGATAAAGATACTTTCATCAAACTTTTGCATGCTGGGGCAGCAGGTTTCATCACGGATCGTCCCACTGTCGCAATGGAGATTGTACAAGAAAATACAGGTCAATGA